The Ahaetulla prasina isolate Xishuangbanna chromosome 4, ASM2864084v1, whole genome shotgun sequence genome has a window encoding:
- the LOC131196829 gene encoding keratin, type I cytoskeletal 19-like has product MSCRSKQTMMYTKGRNSSSSCGGIRVVSGISGRGASSVVSSVGGGVSGRTFSSGASYGGATDGGFGGNMLGSYMYGSGSSFRFGQIGGGFGICNETPLISCDEKMTMQNLNDRLASYLEKVRHLEEENAELESRIRLWYDRQGPPSELKDYSSYYQQIEELKNQIVLASVDNSKLILDIDNNRMTADDFRLKYETELALCQNVEADINGLRQVLDQLTLCRSDLEAQLESLREELCCLKKNHEEEIKSLKSQTSGDVSVEVNSSPGPDLKKVLEEMRYQYETMIENNRKEVEQWYEHKMEEVNQEVNISSKEVEDCNNQVVDLKRQLQTLEIDLQAQLCLRESLQDSLGETECRYNTHLAEIQNQISCVEQQLAELRAEMECQNREYRELLDVKCRLEQEIQTYRSLLEEGQQDISSPSSSPSGGGHSKHSGGVRLLSHSYSTSSSSQVSPSDLKGYSR; this is encoded by the exons ATGAGTTGCAGGTCCAAACAGACTATGATGTACACCAAGGGGAGAAACTCCAGTAGTAGCTGTGGTGGAATAAGGGTAGTTTCAGGAATCTCTGGGAGAGGTGCCTCCTCTGTTGTAAGTAGTGTTGGAGGTGGTGTGTCTGGGAGGACCTTTTCCAGTGGCGCTTCCTATGGAGGGGCAACTGATGGTGGCTTTGGAGGAAATATGTTAGGGAGCTACATGTATGGTTCTGGGAGCAGTTTCCGCTTTGGGCAAATTGGCGGTGGCTTTGGCATTTGCAATGAAACCCCTTTGATTTCCTGTGATGAGAAGATGACCATGCAGAATCTCAATGACCGCCTGGCCTCTTACTTGGAGAAAGTGCGACACCTTGAGGAAGAGAATGCTGAGCTGGAGAGCAGAATTAGACTGTGGTATGACCGACAAGGCCCACCATCCGAGCTAAAGGATTATAGCTCTTATTATCAACAAATCGAAGAATTAAAGAATCAG ATTGTTTTAGCCTCTGTGGATAATAGTAAGCTTATCCTGGATATTGATAATAACCGCATGACTGCTGATGACTTCAGGCTGAA GTATGAAACTGAATTGGCTCTTTGCCAAAATGTGGAAGCTGATATCAATGGATTGCGCCAGGTCCTAGATCAACTGACTCTTTGTAGATCTGATTTGGAGGCACAACTTGAATCCCTCCGGGAAGAGCTATGCTGTCTCAAGAAGAACCATGAAGAG GAAATTAAGAGTCTGAAGAGTCAGACTAGTGGTGATGTGAGTGTGGAAGTTAATTCTTCCCCAGGTCCAGATCTGAAGAAGGTTCTGGAAGAAATGAGATATCAGTATGAAACCATGATTGAGAACAACCGCAAAGAAGTTGAGCAGTGGTATGAACACAAG ATGGAAGAAGTGAATCAGGAGGTCAACATCAGTAGCAAAGAAGTTGAGGATTGCAACAATCAAGTTGTTGACCTGAAACGTCAACTGCAAACCTTGGAAATAGATTTGCAGGCTCAGCTTTGCTTG AGGGAATCACTGCAAGACTCTTTGGGCGAAACTGAATGTCGCTACAATACCCACCTGGCTGAAATACAAAACCAGATCTCTTGTGTGGAGCAGCAACTGGCAGAATTGAGGGCAGAGATGGAGTGCCAGAATCGAGAGTACAGAGAACTTCTAGATGTCAAGTGTCGCTTGGAACAGGAGATCCAGACCTACCGCTCCCTGTTAGAAGAAGGGCAGCAAGACATTAG tAGTCCCAGCAGTAGCCCTTCTGGAGGGGGACATTCCAAACACTCAGGAGGAGTGAGACTCCTCTCTCATTCTTACAGTACCTCTAGTTCAAGCCAGGTCTCCCCATCAGACTTGAAAG GATACAGCAGATGA